A region from the Vicia villosa cultivar HV-30 ecotype Madison, WI linkage group LG3, Vvil1.0, whole genome shotgun sequence genome encodes:
- the LOC131656256 gene encoding uncharacterized protein LOC131656256, with translation MELTMAKHGLLRNIIVRVFSFAVLIFAARFAIIVTVRGGSCDSSDFCFFSENLNLTAPSHLAGDTFSGKNWRRSVEYYAASFQDLIAEGFLSTNSKALCIDTPTGEDVLALKEIGVVDSVGIFKKPSPPLIVYGDGHRQPFLKDSFDFEFSGNGGLEESSKPAEFAAEISRTLRPGGFLAVHTAARDAYSFNSFLELFNCCELIRTREINGVDSSTILEILMKKKTLISAPNGNSVKKCSIPRYKREIVKTAETLIIEEPLKPWIALKRNLKNIKYLTSLVDISFKRNYVYVDIGSRSYGSSIGSWFKKQYPKQNKTFEVYAIEADKAFHEEYRARKGVTLLPYAAWVRNETLFFEITRDPSKKITMNGRGMGRINPVQTSSSHMGDKDKIQGFDLADWLKSVVTSKDFVVVKMDVEGSEFHLIPRLIQTGAICLIDELFLECHYNRWQRCCPGKRSAKFQKTYSECLDLFTSLRNIGVLVHQWW, from the coding sequence ATGGAGCTAACCATGGCGAAACACGGTCTCCTAAGAAACATCATCGTCCGCGTGTTCTCCTTCGCCGTTCTCATCTTCGCCGCACGCTTCGCCATCATCGTCACCGTCCGCGGCGGATCCTGCGACTCTTCCGACTTCTGTTTCTTCTCCGAAAATCTCAACCTCACCGCTCCCTCTCATCTCGCCGGAGATACATTTTCCGGCAAGAATTGGCGCCGCTCCGTTGAATACTACGCCGCTAGCTTCCAGGATCTGATCGCCGAGGGTTTTCTCTCAACGAATTCTAAAGCCTTATGTATCGATACTCCCACCGGAGAAGATGTATTAGCGTTGAAAGAAATCGGCGTGGTTGATTCCGTCGGGATTTTCAAGAAACCGTCACCGCCGTTGATCGTTTACGGAGATGGTCACCGGCAGCCTTTCCTAAAAGACTCCTTCGACTTCGAATTCTCCGGGAACGGCGGGTTAGAAGAATCCTCTAAACCGGCGGAGTTCGCCGCGGAAATCTCCCGGACTCTCCGACCCGGCGGATTCTTGGCTGTTCATACGGCGGCTAGAGACGCTTACAGCTTCAATTCGTTTCTTGAATTATTCAATTGCTGTGAATTGATCAGAACAAGAGAGATCAACGGTGTTGATTCATCGACAATTCTCGAGATTTTGATgaaaaagaaaaccctaatttcagcCCCAAATGGAAACTCAGTGAAAAAGTGTTCTATTCCAAGGTACAAACGTGAAATAGTGAAAACTGCAGAAACATTGATTATTGAAGAACCATTGAAACCATGGATTGCACTGAAAAGAAACTTGAAGAACATAAAGTACTTAACTTCATTGGTTGATATAAGTTTCAAGCGAAACTACGTGTATGTCGATATCGGATCTAGAAGCTATGGATCAAGCATTGGAAGCTGGTTCAAGAAACAATACCCGAAACAGAACAAAACGTTCGAGGTTTATGCGATTGAAGCCGATAAAGCCTTTCATGAAGAGTATAGAGCAAGAAAAGGTGTAACTTTGTTACCCTATGCAGCTTGGGTAAGGAATGAGACATTGTTCTTTGAGATTACGAGAGACCCGAGTAAGAAAATCACGATGAATGGACGAGGGATGGGGAGGATTAACCCGGTTCAGACATCGTCGAGCCATATGGGCGATAAGGATAAGATTCAAGGGTTTGATTTGGCAGATTGGTTGAAGAGTGTTGTTACGAGTAAGGATTTTGTGGTTGTGAAGATGGATGTGGAAGGAAGTGAGTTTCATTTGATACCTAGGTTGATTCAAACTGGGGCAATTTGTTTGATTGATGAGCTTTTTCTTGAGTGTCATTATAATAGGTGGCAGAGATGTTGTCCTGGGAAGAGAAGTGCGAAGTTTCAGAAAACGTATTCGGAGTGTTTGGATTTGTTTACTTCACTCAGAAATATTGGAGTTCTTGTTCATCAATGGTGGTGA